Genomic segment of Staphylococcus muscae:
AATTCTTGTAAAAGTGCTGTTACTAAGTCTGAAGCCTCGTACGTCTCAAGTAATGACTTCGCAATCTTTTCAACGCGTGGTTCTTTATCGGCAGCCATCCATTTTTCTACCTTGTTCTTAATGTCATCCTCACGCGCTTGTAATACTTCTTTGCGATGAGGTGGACGTAACGCACGCATTTGACGTTTGTTTGTTTGTTCGATTTGACGAATGTAATCCATCTCGATTGGGTTTACAAATGTTACCGCAATACCATGTTTCCCCGCACGACCTGTACGACCAATTCGGTGTGTATAGCTTTCCGTATCTTGTGGAATATCGAAGTTGTATACATGGCTCACACCTGAAATGTCTAAACCACGTGCCGCAACATCAGTTGCAACAAGAATGTCGATTTGATCATTTTTGAACTTCTTCAATACTTCTAAACGTTTCGCCTGTGTAATGTCACCGTGAAGTCCTTCTGCTTTGTAACCTTTTGATAACAATGCACTTGTCAACTCGTCAACACGACGTTTCGTACGTCCGAATACGATTGCAAGTTCAGGTTGGTGTACATCTAAGAAGTTTGTAAATGTATCGAACTTCTCTAATTCTTTCACAATTGTGTAGTATTCATCAATTTGTGGATCAGAGATTTCGTTATTCATCGTTTTAATAATCTTAGGTGACTTCATGAACTTCTGAACAAGTTCTTGAATTGCTTTTGGCATTGTCGCTGAGAAAAGCATCGTTTGACGATTTTCTGAAGGCAATTTATCCATAATATAACGCATGTCATCGATGAAGCCCATGTTCATCATTTCATCCGCTTCATCCAAGATTAATGTTTCAATTTGTTGTGGTTTCAATGTGCGACGGTTCAAATGATCAATCACACGTCCCGGTGTACCAACGACGATTTGTGGGCCACGTTTTAATGATTTGATTTGACGATCGATCGGCATACCACCGAATACTGTCACAACTTGAACTTTTTGACCACGACTAAATTCGCGTAACTGCTCAGCTACTTGCATTGCAAGCTCACGTGTCGGTGCTAAGATAAGGGCACGAACACCTTCCTGTCCCTTAACTTTTTCAATAAGTGGGATCCCAAATGCGCCTGTTTTTCCTGTCCCTGTTTGCGCTTGTCCCAATATGTCAATATTTTCGAGTGCATATGGAATACTGTCTTTTTGGATGGGGGTCGGCTCAGTAAATCCCATTGCCTCAAGGGTTTCAGCTGTACGTTCTGAAACACCTAATTCTGTAAATTTTTGCAAAGTAATTCTCCTTTTTATATCGAAATTCTCATAATAAGTATGTCAAATATTTTTAATCTAACTTCTACATATTACCACCTAACTACTAATATCGCAATAAATGGAAATAAGTCAGTCAACTTGTCAAGCAACAAAATGGTTCATTTGTGTACAAAAAAGTGCCTTAGCAAAGGAGTTCTCCCTTAATAAGACACGTAATAATATTATTTAAGATACTGTGATTAGCGCATCAACAACTTCTTCAAGTTTCATGCCACGAGACCCTTTTACAAGCACTGTATCGTTCGCTTCTAACATTTTTGAAAGCGTGTCAATCAATTCTGTTTTTGAGTCGAAATGTTGCGCTTGCTGTACATACTCACATCCCGTTTCACAAATGGCTTTAGACTCGTCACCATACGTAAATAATGTATCAATAGACTTGCCTTTTAGATACGCACCTACTTCAGCGTGCAATTCTGCAGACTGTGACCCAAGTTCCAATACATCTCCGAATACGAGTATCTTTCGTCCTGCTAATTCCACCACTGTATCAATGGCTGCTTTCATACTTGTAGGACTCGCATTATATGCATCATTAATAATGACGGCACCATTTGACGCTGTAAACTTTTGCATGCGCATACCAGTGAGTGATAAGCCTTTTAATTGCTGTTGAATAACGTCAGCGGTTACACCGATTTGTTTTGCTACACTTATCGCATACGCAGCATTTTTCATATTATGTGCACCGAGTACTGGAAGTGTATACGTTTCGTTTCCATTCAATGTAAACGAAATTCCTGATGCATCATGTGCAACAACCTCACACTGCACATCGTGTGTTATATTCGACCCAACAGCAATCGCATTCAAACCGTCTGCTTGTTGTACTAATTCAGTGAGTAATGGTTCATCACCATCATAAAATAACGTTCCAGATGGCTTCAAACCAGAAATAACTTCAAACTTCGCCTTTGCAATGCCTGCTCTTGAACCAAGGTCTTGCATATGCGATTCACCGATATTCGTAATGATTGCATAATCAGGTTGTGCAATCGTTGATAACAATTCAATTTCACCAAAACCTGACATCCCCATTTCCAAAATAGAAACTTCTGTATCTGGAGATAACGCAAGAATCGTCAATGGCATGCCAATCTCATTGTTATAATTGCCTTGTGTCTTTTTCACCTTATAGTTGGCAGACAACACATTCTCTAACATATCTTTAGTTGTTGTTTTACCGTTTGAACCTGTCACCGCAATCACAGTCGGATTCACTTCGCGTAAGTAAGCTGCTGCCAATTGTTGTAGCGCCAGTAATGTATCTTCTACATAGATGACAGGCCCTTCAGTTGGCGCAGTCACCTCACTGTGTCGATCATAAAATGTCGCAGCTGCACCATCTTGTAGCGCTTGTTCACTAAAGCGATGCCCATCTACACGTTCCCCATTGAACGGAATGAATAATTGTCCCTGTTCAATGTGGCGTGAATCAATCGTCACACCTTTGATCTCCACATCTAAATAACGTTCATCTATCTCACATACTACCCATTCTGCTAATTGTCTTAAGCTGATATTTATCATCACTAAAACCTCTAGTCGTCAATTCGATATTTATTCAAGTGTTTATCTGCATAGCGTTCTTTTGCCAATTCGATCAGCTTCGTAATTAATCCTGAATAAGATACGCCCATGTTTTCCCATAACTTAGGGAACATACTATATGCTGTAAAGCCTGGCATCGCATTTGTTTCATTAATATATACTTGATTGTCTTCAGTCACGAAGAAGTCAGCACGTACTAAACCTGAACAATCTGTTGCTTTGAATGCTTCTACGGCCATATCACGAAGCGTCATTTGTAGCTCCTTATCTAAGTCAGCCGGAATGCTCAATTGTACTTTACCATCTTTGTATTTCGCTTTGTAATCATAGAATGATACGTCTTTGATCACTTCACCTGGCCATGTTGTTTCTGGATAGTCATTGCCAAGTACCGCTACTTCAATTTCACGTGCATTCACACCTTGCTCGATCACCAATTTACGGTCGAATTGAAATGCTTCTTCAATCCCACGAATGAGTGCCGCTTCATCTTCACATTTGCTGATACCAACACTTGAACCTAAGTTTGCTGGTTTTACGAAAACTGGGAATTCCAACTTATCATGTACAAGTTTTAAAATATTGTCTTGATATTTTTCATATTCACTACGTAGAAAGCTGACATACGGTAATTGAGGCAATCCTCTATGTGCGAATAATTGTTTCATCACAAGCTTATCCATTGAACTTGCTGCTGACAACACACCGTTTCCAACATACGGAATATCAAGTACTTCAAAAAGCCCTTGAATCGTGCCATCTTCACCATTAGGTCCATGTAATAATGGGAAGACCGCATCATAACGGCCACCTTGACTCGATGATGTCAACATAACAGAAATCTGTCCTTCTTCAACATCTTCTAAGTGTAGCATTTGAATATCTGTTATTTCTTCATTGATATTTTCTTGTTTTTTCCATTGTCCTTCATTGGTAATATAAATAATGTCTATTTGGTATTTTGATTTATCAATTGCATTTAATACATTCTGAGCTGTTAATATTGAGACATCATGTTC
This window contains:
- the cshA gene encoding degradosome RNA helicase CshA, which codes for MQKFTELGVSERTAETLEAMGFTEPTPIQKDSIPYALENIDILGQAQTGTGKTGAFGIPLIEKVKGQEGVRALILAPTRELAMQVAEQLREFSRGQKVQVVTVFGGMPIDRQIKSLKRGPQIVVGTPGRVIDHLNRRTLKPQQIETLILDEADEMMNMGFIDDMRYIMDKLPSENRQTMLFSATMPKAIQELVQKFMKSPKIIKTMNNEISDPQIDEYYTIVKELEKFDTFTNFLDVHQPELAIVFGRTKRRVDELTSALLSKGYKAEGLHGDITQAKRLEVLKKFKNDQIDILVATDVAARGLDISGVSHVYNFDIPQDTESYTHRIGRTGRAGKHGIAVTFVNPIEMDYIRQIEQTNKRQMRALRPPHRKEVLQAREDDIKNKVEKWMAADKEPRVEKIAKSLLETYEASDLVTALLQELVESNDEVEVQLTFEKPLARKTRGPKGGNRKSSNNKRHGKNNRNHKQGSFNKKGNFRNKRDNKVKKGRTFADHQK
- a CDS encoding UDP-N-acetylmuramoyl-tripeptide--D-alanyl-D-alanine ligase, producing MINISLRQLAEWVVCEIDERYLDVEIKGVTIDSRHIEQGQLFIPFNGERVDGHRFSEQALQDGAAATFYDRHSEVTAPTEGPVIYVEDTLLALQQLAAAYLREVNPTVIAVTGSNGKTTTKDMLENVLSANYKVKKTQGNYNNEIGMPLTILALSPDTEVSILEMGMSGFGEIELLSTIAQPDYAIITNIGESHMQDLGSRAGIAKAKFEVISGLKPSGTLFYDGDEPLLTELVQQADGLNAIAVGSNITHDVQCEVVAHDASGISFTLNGNETYTLPVLGAHNMKNAAYAISVAKQIGVTADVIQQQLKGLSLTGMRMQKFTASNGAVIINDAYNASPTSMKAAIDTVVELAGRKILVFGDVLELGSQSAELHAEVGAYLKGKSIDTLFTYGDESKAICETGCEYVQQAQHFDSKTELIDTLSKMLEANDTVLVKGSRGMKLEEVVDALITVS
- a CDS encoding D-alanine--D-alanine ligase yields the protein MSKESLCIIYGGKSAEHDVSILTAQNVLNAIDKSKYQIDIIYITNEGQWKKQENINEEITDIQMLHLEDVEEGQISVMLTSSSQGGRYDAVFPLLHGPNGEDGTIQGLFEVLDIPYVGNGVLSAASSMDKLVMKQLFAHRGLPQLPYVSFLRSEYEKYQDNILKLVHDKLEFPVFVKPANLGSSVGISKCEDEAALIRGIEEAFQFDRKLVIEQGVNAREIEVAVLGNDYPETTWPGEVIKDVSFYDYKAKYKDGKVQLSIPADLDKELQMTLRDMAVEAFKATDCSGLVRADFFVTEDNQVYINETNAMPGFTAYSMFPKLWENMGVSYSGLITKLIELAKERYADKHLNKYRIDD